A single Amphiura filiformis chromosome 8, Afil_fr2py, whole genome shotgun sequence DNA region contains:
- the LOC140158450 gene encoding uncharacterized protein, translating to MVYYKEQKVMESAIRSPRIDRAPRDTGEGSIPDRSSESPNDESCLNSSERHGSDTSRATSGGDRRYLNIATWNVRTMNDCGKLDQVHMEAERLSLDVLGLAETRWTSSGQVNTNGWMLYYVGNDNVHQRGVGFLVSPKTVKSVLKVQPISDRIIMIRLNAKPKPITIIQIYIPTTEANDEEILSIYAMLQKVVDECPKKDRLVVMGDFNAQIGADRHHMSCGRYGVGEGGLWKNQIDFIAIRLRDRREYIDSRALRSADCGTDHQLVWMKVKGRSWNTKKRLSKKVKPNLAQLTDPTTADAFEASVQDHLKDKDVSWPVLADALSSAAKEHCPAVRKTEKPWIDDPAIQDLILQRRQAKLNNFQSPEYRHLCKAVKTACRRAKRKWLDEVSAEADKSFRSGNSKRTYQLISQISGRKCPQAGIGIKDENGEMLYEAASIRDRWTEYGTQLFHSDAPRLPKMNADQSY from the exons ATGGTGTATTATAAGGAACAAAAGGTTATGGAGTCGGCGATTAGGTCCCCCAGGATTGACCGTGCTCCTAGAGATACTGGGGAAGGATCAATTCCAGACAGGAGCTCCGAGTCACCCAATGACGAGTCATGCTTAAACTCATCTGAGAGGCATGGATCTGATACCTCTCGGGCTACATCTGGCGGAGATCGACGATATCTGAACATTGCAACATGGAATGTCCGTACGATGAACGACTGTGGTAAACTAGATCAAGTTCACATGGAGGCAGAGCGTTTGAGTTTGGATGTTCTAGGACTGGCAGAAACCAGATGGACTTCATCAGGACAGGTGAATACAAATGGCTGGATGCTCTACTATGTAGGTAATGACAATGTTCACCAAAGAGGTGTGGGATTCCTTGTATCGCCAAAGACTGTCAAATCTGTTTTGAAGGTCCAACCAATATCAGACAGAATTATCATGATTCGTCTCAATGCGAAACCCAAGCCAATAACAATCATCCAGATCTACATTCCAACGACTGAAGCGAACGACGAAGAGATACTTTCAATATATGCTATGCTGCAAAAGGTAGTGGACGAATGCCCCAAGAAAGATCGACTGGTGGTGATGGGTGATTTCAACGCTCAAATTGGTGCTGATCGCCATCATATGTCCTGTGGTAGATATGGTGTCGGAGAAG GTGGCCTATGGAAGAACCAAATAGATTTCATCGCTATCCGGCTACGTGACAGAAGAGAATACATAGACAGCAGAGCATTACGCAGTGCTGATTGCGGTACAGACCACCAACTAGTCTGGATGAAGGTGAAGGGTCGCAGTTGGAACACGAAAAAGAGACTGTCGAAGAAAGTGAAACCAAACCTAGCACAGTTGACAGATCCAACCACTGCAGATGCATTTGAAGCCAGTGTCCAAGACCACTTGAAAGACAAGGATGTTTCATGGCCAGTATTAGCAGATGCTCTATCTTCAGCAGCAAAAGAACATTGTCCGGCTGTAAGAAAAACAGAAAAGCCATGGATAGATGATCCAGCAATCCAAGACTTGATTCTCCAGAGACGCCAAGCCAAGCTGAACAACTTCCAAAGCCCAGAATACAGACACCTTTGCAAAGCAGTCAAGACTGCATGCCGTAGAGCAAAACGCAAATGGCTGGACGAGGTGAGCGCTGAAGCAGATAAATCATTCAGGTCTGGGAACAGCAAACGCACATACCAGCTGATAAGTCAGATTAGTGGGCGGAAATGTCCTCAGGCAGGCATTGGTATTAAGGATGAGAATGGTGAGATGCTTTATGAGGCTGCTAGTATCAGAGACAGGTGGACAGAGTATGGCACTCAACTATTTCACTCCGATGCCCCAAGACTCCCCAAGATGAACGCCGACCAGAGCTACTAG